The following coding sequences are from one Passer domesticus isolate bPasDom1 chromosome 11, bPasDom1.hap1, whole genome shotgun sequence window:
- the MTERF4 gene encoding transcription termination factor 4, mitochondrial — protein MAGLLLLPLLRGAGRALGPGRALPAAPGPGARRGCGELAALRAMGFSQEQARRLLALQPRLGPEQREAAAAQLLLLGMSAEAALALLERSPALLRLPTERLRERAEELRRLGLDGGRLQRALSRCPQLLHVPRKRLEAAVRLLRERCLFTAEQLREVLGTCPAVLREEPRTLHQQFQYAYFRMGVQQKEMVKARLFQMPFAELRSRHIFLERRGLYETPHKGQTQINNPKLKDILQLSEEDFLASLAYSTPEEFEVFKKLLAREEEEKEEEEDVDALYTEDDDDLDSDERTARE, from the exons ATggcggggctgctgctgctgccgctgctgcgcggcgccgggcgggcgctggggccgggccgggcgctgcccgccgcccccgggccGGGCGCTCGCCGCGGCTGCGGGGAGCTGGCGGCGCTGCGGGCCATGGGCTTCAGCCAGGAGCAGGCCCGGCGGCTCCTGGCGCTGCAGCCCCGCCTCGGCCCCGAGCAGcgcgaggcggcggcggcgcagctgctgctgctcgggATGAGCGCCGAGGCCGCCCTGGCGCTGCTGGAGCGGAGCCCGGCGCTGCTGCGGCTGCCCACGGAGCGGCTCCGGGAGCGCGCCGAGGAGCTGCGGCGCCTGGGGCTGGACGGAG GCCGGCTGCAGCGGGCCCTGAGCCGCTGTCCGCAGCTCCTCCACGTGCCCCGGAAGAGGCTGGAGGCGGCGGTGCGGCTGCTGCGGGAGCGGTGCCTGTTCACGGCGGAGCAGCTGCGGGAGGTGCTGGGGACCTGCCCCGCCGTCCTGCGGGAGGAGCCGCGCACCCTCCATCAGCAGTTCCAG TACGCCTACTTCAGAATGGGGGTCCAGCAGAAGGAGATGGTGAAGGCTCGGCTCTTCCAAATGCCCTTTGCCGAGCTCCGCAGTCGGCACATCTTCCTGGAGCGCCGGGGGCTCTACGAGACCCCACACAAAGGACAGACCCAAATTAATAACCCAAAACTGAAGGACATCCTTCAGCTCTCAGAGGAAGACTTCCTGGCCAGCCTGGCCTACTCTACCCCAGAGGAGTTTGAGGTCttcaagaagctgctggctcgagaggaggaggagaaggaggaagaggaggatgtggatgcactgtacacagaggatgatgatgatttgGACAGTGATGAAAGAACAGCCCGGGAGTGA
- the PASK gene encoding PAS domain-containing serine/threonine-protein kinase isoform X2 gives MAYSPSEGALLSPSVLTHLNDPDLLSRSFPWGSRSRRSRLSGLCRLGASLPARNICTSRTGNPWARWDSASLSASPGSSCSFLHGPAGEESSQHLPAAARNPNRAVFTVDASTTEILVANDQACKLLGCSSQELIGQKLSHLISKSGQEAWEAVGEEYLETSECSSVVSGAVVDVLGHLNEKIPVSVWLRQIRSKDSQRCVVVLEPVERLSARVSFTAEGKITSCDLLYAHLHGYPTLETVVGLHIKDLIPSVQIPPLGKKIPKTLRIQRAAGRCREGTMFPLSLKLEVSHVEQEQAVQEDEIPQAEGSLPSYQYSATVVVFSTISGLITVQSDGIICGITDSFALMLFGYEKKELLGKNITFLIPGFYNNMKRCSGCSLPLPPLDDPTGTEESSFLAASLAHLLSRDEEQKLEQQHKDDKLIHDENKQKNWTSFFPPPSPPEAASTPNNRLEDKLKAAACDPVKLPSEGTWNSPGTPTVDEPWPGTALNCRQDLKSHMVPGQVSKTNSMCDAKHSSLEHIAVDSCLLNDPSTFFACERKTGCDVCSGNKPGCSASAPGAATTSENVKESELNCICSALEVLGLNAGVKGNSHSSLGVTAALVGGCCSDAEDSNVLIGTNCAFPTHQGKQLLSGAATEADSGWLASRRHLQNPEECSKAFPEKPETLAETVGDSSNRNPLQSKGRPEEHCHFLRQQNMEIKVTSTPVKQGGRLNPAAPLAWEILEGSYTGNCCHRDGSQFSILFEVKCAELQDPPVLFCVWVLKDISQSQKEAVAKTQHLLASLANSSQSVADLSTKSLGEAIRSASLFNNSQRAEDLEGLRACEGEYAKNYSTLNLIGKGSFGFVWSARSKKDQQEVIVKFIWKERVLEDCWVDDPDLGRVTQEIAILQKLQHPSIIKVLDVFENDCFFQLVMEKHGSGLDLFTFIDNQPNLDEPLASYIFRQLVSAVGYLHCRNILHRDIKDENIVIAEDFTIKLVDFGSAAYLEPGKLFYTFCGTIEYCSPEVLSGKPYHGPELEMWSLGITLYTLVLGENPFCELEEALAAVLSPPRPVSEGLMDLLAGLLHPVPEQRTTLARLAEHPWLRQPVNLAHYTWHEVFASAEPADTSL, from the exons ATGGCTTACAGCCCCTCTGAAGGGGCCCTACTGTCTCCATCAGTCCTTACTCACCTGAATGACCCTGATCTGCTGAGCAGATCCttcccctggggcagcaggagcaggaggagtcGTCTCTCAGGGCTCTGTCGGCTTGGAGCATCACTGCCTG CTCGTAACATTTGTACCAGCAGAACTGGTAACCCGTGGGCTCGGTGGGATTCTGCCTCTCTctctgcttcccctggaagCTCTTGCTCCTTTTTGCACGGCCCAGCTGGGGAGGAATCCAGCCAGcacctcccagctgctgcacGCAACCCAAACCGAGCCGTCTTCACCGTGGATGCCAGCACAACAGAG ATCCTAGTGGCCAATGACCAAGCTTGCAAGTTGCTTGGGTGCAGTAGCCAGGAACTCATTGGTCAAAAGCTGTCCCACTTGATATCCAAATCTGGCCAAGAGGCTTGGGAAGCAGTGGGTGAGGAGTACCTGGAAACTTCTGAATGTTCATCAGTGGTTTCTGGAGCTGTG GTGGATGTTCTTGGCCACCTCAATGAGAAGATCCCTGTCTCAGTCTGGCTGAGGCAAATAAGAAGCAAGGACAGCCAGCGTTGTGTGGTTGTGCTGGAACCAGTGGAGAGACTTTCAGCTCGTGTCTCCTTCACAGCTGAG GGAAAAATTACATCCTGTGATCTCCTTTATGCTCATCTCCATGGCTACCCAACATTGGAAACAGTAGTTGGACTCCACATAAAGGACCTGATTCCTTCTGTGCAGATCCCTCCTCtaggcaaaaaaatcccaaag ACCCTCAGGATCCAGCGAGCTGCAGGCCGATGCAGAGAGGGCACCATGTTTCCTCTCAGTTTAAAGCTGGAAGTCAGCCACGTGGAGCAGGAGCAAGCAGTGCAGGAAGATGAGATTCCACAGGCAGAAGGCTCTCTCCCAAGCTATCAGTACTCTGCTACAGTTGTGGTTTTCTCCACCATCAGTGGCCTGATCACTGTCCAGTCAGATGGAATCATCTGTGGCATCACGGATAGTTTTGCTTTAATGCTCTTTGGCTATGAGAAGAAAGAGCTGTTGGGAAAG AACATTACATTCCTGATCCCTGGTTTCTATAACAACATGAAAAGATGCAGTGGCTGCTCTTTGCCTTTACCTCCTCTGGATGATCCCACAGGGACAGAAG AGAGCAGCTTCTTGGCTGCATCTTTAGCACACCTTCTGTCAAGAGATGAAGAGCAGAAATTGGAGCAACAACACAAAGATGACAAATTAATACATGATGAGAATAAACAAAAGAATTGGACCAGTTTCTTTCCTCCTCCCTCACCTCCTGAAGCAGCATCCACCCCCAATAACAG ACTGGAGGACAAGCTAAAGGCAGCAGCCTGTGACCCAGTGAAGCTGCCTTCTGAAGGCACCTGGAACTCACCTGGAACACCAACAGTGGATGAGCCATGGCCTGGGACAGCTCTGAACTGCAGACAAGACTTGAAAAGCCACATGGTTCCAGGGCAGGTGTCAAAAACAAACTCCATGTGTGATGCAAAACATTCCAGCCTGGAGCATATTGCTGTTGACAGCTGCCTGCTAAATGATCCTTCTACCTTCTTTGCATGTGAAAGAAAAACTGGCTGTGATGTTTGCTCAGGAAATAAACCAGGCTGCAGTGCTTCTGCACCAGGAGCTGCCACAACCTCTGAAAATGTGAAAGAATCTGAACTGAACTGTATTTGCTCTGCTCTTGAGGTACTGGGGCTGAATGCTGGTGTCAAGGGGAACTCACACAGTTCTTTAGGTGTTACTGCAGCTCTTGTAGGAGGATGCTGCTCTGATGCAGAAGACTCCAATGTGCTAATTGGGACCAACTGTGCCTTTCCCACTCATCAGGGAAAGCAGCTGCTGAGTGGTGCTGCCACAGAAGCTGATTCTGGATGGCTGGCCTCCAGAAGGCATTTACAAAACCCTGAGGAATGCTCCAAAGCATTTCCTGAGAAACCTGAAACCCTTGCAGAAACTGTGGGGGACAGCTCCAACAGAAATCCCCTGCAAAGCAAAGGAAGGCCTGAAGAACACTGTCACTTCCTCAGGCAGCAAAATATGGAGATCAAAGTAACATCCACCCCAGTGAAACAAGGAGGCAGGCTGAATCCAGCAGCTCCTTTGGCCTGGGAGATTCTGGAAGGCAGCTACACTGGGAATTGCTGTCACAGAGATGGTTCACAATTCA GCATACTCTTCGAGGTGAaatgtgcagagctgcaggatccCCCTGTGCTTTTCTGTGTCTGGGTGCTGAAAGACATTTCACAGAGCCAAAAAGAAGCTGTAGCAAAGACTCAGCATTTGCTTGCCAGCCTGGCAAACTCTTCCCAGTCTGTTGCTGATCTTTCTACTAAAAGTCTTGGAGAA GCCATCAGATCAGCTTCACTTTTCAACAATTCCCAAAGAGCTGAAGATCTTGAAGGATTAAGAGCATGTGAAGGAGAATATGCAAAAAATTACAGCACTCTCAATCTTATTGGCAAAGGCTCTTTTGGCTTTGTCTGGAGTGCCAGGAGCAAGAAAGATCAGCAGGAG GTTATTGTGAAGTTCATCTGGAAGGAGAGGGTGCTGGAGGACTGCTGGGTGGATGATCCTGACCTGGGGAGGGTCACTCAGGAAATTGCAATccttcagaagctgcagcacCCCAGCATCATTAAG GTGCTGGATGTATTTGAAAATGATTGCTTCTTCCAGCTGGTGATGGAGAAGCATGGATCTGGTCTGGACCTCTTTACATTTATTGATAATCAGCCCAACTTGGATGAACCATTAGCAAGTTATATATTCAGACAG CTTGTATCAGCTGTTGGGTACCTCCACTGCAGGAACATCCTTCACAGAGATATCAAGGATGAAAATATTGTCATTGCTGAAGATTTCACAATTAAATTAGTGGATTTTGGTTCGGCTGCctacctggaacctgggaaattattttataCCTTCTGTGGGACAATTGAATACTGCTCACCAGAAGTGCTGTCTGGCAAACC GTACCATGGCCCTGAGCTGGAGATGTGGTCACTTGGCATCACCCTTTACACCCTGGTGCTTGGGGAGAATCCCTTCTGTGAGCTGGAGGAGGCCTTGGCAGCTGTCCTGAGTCCTCCTCGCCCCGTGTCTGAAG GGCTCATGGATCTGCTGGCCGGGCTCCTGCACCCCGTCCCAGAGCAGCGCACgaccctggccaggctggcagagcatcCCTGGCTGCGCCAGCCCGTGAACCTGGCACATTACACCTGGCACGAGGTGTTTGCCTCTGCTGAGCCAGCTGACACCTCGCTCTGA
- the PASK gene encoding PAS domain-containing serine/threonine-protein kinase isoform X1 translates to MAYSPSEGALLSPSVLTHLNDPDLLSRSFPWGSRSRRSRLSGLCRLGASLPGEKCTSYCLSSLTARNICTSRTGNPWARWDSASLSASPGSSCSFLHGPAGEESSQHLPAAARNPNRAVFTVDASTTEILVANDQACKLLGCSSQELIGQKLSHLISKSGQEAWEAVGEEYLETSECSSVVSGAVVDVLGHLNEKIPVSVWLRQIRSKDSQRCVVVLEPVERLSARVSFTAEGKITSCDLLYAHLHGYPTLETVVGLHIKDLIPSVQIPPLGKKIPKTLRIQRAAGRCREGTMFPLSLKLEVSHVEQEQAVQEDEIPQAEGSLPSYQYSATVVVFSTISGLITVQSDGIICGITDSFALMLFGYEKKELLGKNITFLIPGFYNNMKRCSGCSLPLPPLDDPTGTEESSFLAASLAHLLSRDEEQKLEQQHKDDKLIHDENKQKNWTSFFPPPSPPEAASTPNNRLEDKLKAAACDPVKLPSEGTWNSPGTPTVDEPWPGTALNCRQDLKSHMVPGQVSKTNSMCDAKHSSLEHIAVDSCLLNDPSTFFACERKTGCDVCSGNKPGCSASAPGAATTSENVKESELNCICSALEVLGLNAGVKGNSHSSLGVTAALVGGCCSDAEDSNVLIGTNCAFPTHQGKQLLSGAATEADSGWLASRRHLQNPEECSKAFPEKPETLAETVGDSSNRNPLQSKGRPEEHCHFLRQQNMEIKVTSTPVKQGGRLNPAAPLAWEILEGSYTGNCCHRDGSQFSILFEVKCAELQDPPVLFCVWVLKDISQSQKEAVAKTQHLLASLANSSQSVADLSTKSLGEAIRSASLFNNSQRAEDLEGLRACEGEYAKNYSTLNLIGKGSFGFVWSARSKKDQQEVIVKFIWKERVLEDCWVDDPDLGRVTQEIAILQKLQHPSIIKVLDVFENDCFFQLVMEKHGSGLDLFTFIDNQPNLDEPLASYIFRQLVSAVGYLHCRNILHRDIKDENIVIAEDFTIKLVDFGSAAYLEPGKLFYTFCGTIEYCSPEVLSGKPYHGPELEMWSLGITLYTLVLGENPFCELEEALAAVLSPPRPVSEGLMDLLAGLLHPVPEQRTTLARLAEHPWLRQPVNLAHYTWHEVFASAEPADTSL, encoded by the exons ATGGCTTACAGCCCCTCTGAAGGGGCCCTACTGTCTCCATCAGTCCTTACTCACCTGAATGACCCTGATCTGCTGAGCAGATCCttcccctggggcagcaggagcaggaggagtcGTCTCTCAGGGCTCTGTCGGCTTGGAGCATCACTGCCTG GGGAGAAGTGCACCTCTTACTGTTTGTCTTCTCTGACAGCTCGTAACATTTGTACCAGCAGAACTGGTAACCCGTGGGCTCGGTGGGATTCTGCCTCTCTctctgcttcccctggaagCTCTTGCTCCTTTTTGCACGGCCCAGCTGGGGAGGAATCCAGCCAGcacctcccagctgctgcacGCAACCCAAACCGAGCCGTCTTCACCGTGGATGCCAGCACAACAGAG ATCCTAGTGGCCAATGACCAAGCTTGCAAGTTGCTTGGGTGCAGTAGCCAGGAACTCATTGGTCAAAAGCTGTCCCACTTGATATCCAAATCTGGCCAAGAGGCTTGGGAAGCAGTGGGTGAGGAGTACCTGGAAACTTCTGAATGTTCATCAGTGGTTTCTGGAGCTGTG GTGGATGTTCTTGGCCACCTCAATGAGAAGATCCCTGTCTCAGTCTGGCTGAGGCAAATAAGAAGCAAGGACAGCCAGCGTTGTGTGGTTGTGCTGGAACCAGTGGAGAGACTTTCAGCTCGTGTCTCCTTCACAGCTGAG GGAAAAATTACATCCTGTGATCTCCTTTATGCTCATCTCCATGGCTACCCAACATTGGAAACAGTAGTTGGACTCCACATAAAGGACCTGATTCCTTCTGTGCAGATCCCTCCTCtaggcaaaaaaatcccaaag ACCCTCAGGATCCAGCGAGCTGCAGGCCGATGCAGAGAGGGCACCATGTTTCCTCTCAGTTTAAAGCTGGAAGTCAGCCACGTGGAGCAGGAGCAAGCAGTGCAGGAAGATGAGATTCCACAGGCAGAAGGCTCTCTCCCAAGCTATCAGTACTCTGCTACAGTTGTGGTTTTCTCCACCATCAGTGGCCTGATCACTGTCCAGTCAGATGGAATCATCTGTGGCATCACGGATAGTTTTGCTTTAATGCTCTTTGGCTATGAGAAGAAAGAGCTGTTGGGAAAG AACATTACATTCCTGATCCCTGGTTTCTATAACAACATGAAAAGATGCAGTGGCTGCTCTTTGCCTTTACCTCCTCTGGATGATCCCACAGGGACAGAAG AGAGCAGCTTCTTGGCTGCATCTTTAGCACACCTTCTGTCAAGAGATGAAGAGCAGAAATTGGAGCAACAACACAAAGATGACAAATTAATACATGATGAGAATAAACAAAAGAATTGGACCAGTTTCTTTCCTCCTCCCTCACCTCCTGAAGCAGCATCCACCCCCAATAACAG ACTGGAGGACAAGCTAAAGGCAGCAGCCTGTGACCCAGTGAAGCTGCCTTCTGAAGGCACCTGGAACTCACCTGGAACACCAACAGTGGATGAGCCATGGCCTGGGACAGCTCTGAACTGCAGACAAGACTTGAAAAGCCACATGGTTCCAGGGCAGGTGTCAAAAACAAACTCCATGTGTGATGCAAAACATTCCAGCCTGGAGCATATTGCTGTTGACAGCTGCCTGCTAAATGATCCTTCTACCTTCTTTGCATGTGAAAGAAAAACTGGCTGTGATGTTTGCTCAGGAAATAAACCAGGCTGCAGTGCTTCTGCACCAGGAGCTGCCACAACCTCTGAAAATGTGAAAGAATCTGAACTGAACTGTATTTGCTCTGCTCTTGAGGTACTGGGGCTGAATGCTGGTGTCAAGGGGAACTCACACAGTTCTTTAGGTGTTACTGCAGCTCTTGTAGGAGGATGCTGCTCTGATGCAGAAGACTCCAATGTGCTAATTGGGACCAACTGTGCCTTTCCCACTCATCAGGGAAAGCAGCTGCTGAGTGGTGCTGCCACAGAAGCTGATTCTGGATGGCTGGCCTCCAGAAGGCATTTACAAAACCCTGAGGAATGCTCCAAAGCATTTCCTGAGAAACCTGAAACCCTTGCAGAAACTGTGGGGGACAGCTCCAACAGAAATCCCCTGCAAAGCAAAGGAAGGCCTGAAGAACACTGTCACTTCCTCAGGCAGCAAAATATGGAGATCAAAGTAACATCCACCCCAGTGAAACAAGGAGGCAGGCTGAATCCAGCAGCTCCTTTGGCCTGGGAGATTCTGGAAGGCAGCTACACTGGGAATTGCTGTCACAGAGATGGTTCACAATTCA GCATACTCTTCGAGGTGAaatgtgcagagctgcaggatccCCCTGTGCTTTTCTGTGTCTGGGTGCTGAAAGACATTTCACAGAGCCAAAAAGAAGCTGTAGCAAAGACTCAGCATTTGCTTGCCAGCCTGGCAAACTCTTCCCAGTCTGTTGCTGATCTTTCTACTAAAAGTCTTGGAGAA GCCATCAGATCAGCTTCACTTTTCAACAATTCCCAAAGAGCTGAAGATCTTGAAGGATTAAGAGCATGTGAAGGAGAATATGCAAAAAATTACAGCACTCTCAATCTTATTGGCAAAGGCTCTTTTGGCTTTGTCTGGAGTGCCAGGAGCAAGAAAGATCAGCAGGAG GTTATTGTGAAGTTCATCTGGAAGGAGAGGGTGCTGGAGGACTGCTGGGTGGATGATCCTGACCTGGGGAGGGTCACTCAGGAAATTGCAATccttcagaagctgcagcacCCCAGCATCATTAAG GTGCTGGATGTATTTGAAAATGATTGCTTCTTCCAGCTGGTGATGGAGAAGCATGGATCTGGTCTGGACCTCTTTACATTTATTGATAATCAGCCCAACTTGGATGAACCATTAGCAAGTTATATATTCAGACAG CTTGTATCAGCTGTTGGGTACCTCCACTGCAGGAACATCCTTCACAGAGATATCAAGGATGAAAATATTGTCATTGCTGAAGATTTCACAATTAAATTAGTGGATTTTGGTTCGGCTGCctacctggaacctgggaaattattttataCCTTCTGTGGGACAATTGAATACTGCTCACCAGAAGTGCTGTCTGGCAAACC GTACCATGGCCCTGAGCTGGAGATGTGGTCACTTGGCATCACCCTTTACACCCTGGTGCTTGGGGAGAATCCCTTCTGTGAGCTGGAGGAGGCCTTGGCAGCTGTCCTGAGTCCTCCTCGCCCCGTGTCTGAAG GGCTCATGGATCTGCTGGCCGGGCTCCTGCACCCCGTCCCAGAGCAGCGCACgaccctggccaggctggcagagcatcCCTGGCTGCGCCAGCCCGTGAACCTGGCACATTACACCTGGCACGAGGTGTTTGCCTCTGCTGAGCCAGCTGACACCTCGCTCTGA